The window TAAACTGAGTGAGGAAGAAGAACAGACATTGCGTGAACATCTGGTAAGTAACGTCTCCGAACTTGCGCCGAATTAGGACAAACTCGCGGGAAGCGCGATCTTGCCCACAAGTTAGAGGTGTGGGTATAAAGTAAGCTATCTCAGTCAGTGACAGGCTGCTACATTATTAATAACCGTCTCACTGTTCACTATCGTACTGATAATAAAGAGGTCGCTTATGTTTCCACACCTCACGGGTCTAGGAATTTCCGAACCGACGCAAATTGAACGCTATTCGCTGCGCCAGGAGGCACACAAAGATGTCTTGAAAATCTATTTCAAGAAGCAGAAAGGCGAGCTGTTTGCCAAAAGTGTTAAGTTCAAATACCCACGCCAGGTTAAAAATGTCCTGGTCGACAGTGGCAGCCATCAGTACAAAGAGGTCACGGAAATCAACCGAAACCTGACTCTGGTGATTGAAGAGCTCAACAAAGTGACCCGTCATGTCAGCGTGAGCACAACGGATACTAAACAGAAGATTCTCAACGACCTGCGCCACCTGGAAAAGGTGGTCGCAAGTAAGATTGCCGAGATTGAAGCCGATCTGGAAAAACTGTAACCGGCCTGCTCAGCAGTACGTTCACCGACCAACAAAAAAGGTTCCTTCAGGAACCTTTTTTCGTTTAAACCAGCCACCCGGCCCAGTGCCCGACCAGCACCAGAGCAATCGCCGCCATCACACCGGCCACCAGATCATCGAGCATGATGCCGAATCCGCCGTGAACCCGCTTATCAAGCCAGCCAATCGGCCAGGGTTTGACCATGTCAAAGAAGCGAAACAGCACAAAGCCAGTGACCAGCCAGCGCCAGTCCAGCACCGGTAACTGCATGACCGGTACCACCAGCATGGTGATCCAGAATCCGGCAAATTCATCCCACACAATGGAGCCGTGATCGTGCACCTGCATGTCATCAGAAGTGACCTGACAGATTTTAATTCCAATCACAGAAGCGGCAACAATCACCACTACATACAGTGCCAGCGGCAGTTGTGCCAGCAGCAGATAAAACGGCACCGATGCCAGAGTGCCCATCGTGCCTGGCACCACAGGCGACAGACCACTGCCGAACCCGGTAGCCAGCAGATGCCACGGATTATTCATATGTAAACGAGACTTGGGATTGGTCATTTTACTTCCTTGAAGTGATCATAGCCGCTCAGCGACCAATCTAGTTTCTGGCCGTTGTTCATCAGCTCAAACACACCTTGCGGGCGAATCTGACCAATACAGGTCACTTTGGTGCCGCAGTGCGCCAACGCACTATTGAGCGTGCCCTTGTTTTGCTCAGGGACGGTGAAACACAATTCGTACTCTTCGCCACTGGTCAGTGCATACTGCTGCGCAACCTGAATCGAAGGGGCAAACTGACGCAGTTTCTTTCGACATCGGCAGACAGTTGACATCCAGACTCACACCGACCTGTGACTGATGCAGAATATGCCCCAGGTCTGAAATCAGACCGTCCGAGATATCGATTGCTGCGGAAGCGAGGTTGAGCAGAGCCTGCCCGGCCAGAATGCGTGGAGTAGAGAGATAGTGGCGCTGCTCGAGCTCAGCGGCGAATGGTTCATGCCGTTTGGCGGGATCAAGAATCACATCCAGCCCCGCTTTGCTGTCACCCAGTTCACCGGTCACATACACCCAGTCACCGACTTTAGCCTGGTTACGCAGTAAGACTTTATCTTGCGGCACAAAGCCCTGAACTGTCAGCGTAATGCTGAGCGGACCTTTGGTCGTGTCACCACCTATCAGCTGAATGTTGTAGTAATTGGCCAGCTCAAAGAACGCATTACAAAATGGTTCCAGCCAGGCTTCATCAATCTGCGGCAGAGTCAGCCCCATAGAAACCCAGGCCGGTGTCGCGCCCATCGCGGCTAAATCACTCAGGTTAGAGGCCAGTGCCTTATGCGCCACCCAGGCCGGATTGGCATCCGCCAGAAAGTGAGTACCAGCAACCAGGGTATCGGTGCTGATGGCAATACGCACGTTATCAGGTGCTTTGACGATGGCGCAGTCGTCACCGAGAGTCAGGTGGACATCTTTGCGCTGCGCCTGACGGGCAGAAAAATACTTATCGATTAGGTTAAATTCACCAAACATCAGGAGTACCAAGTCTTGTCGACAAGACTGAATTGACGATAGAAAAAGACTAAACGAACTATATAGAAAGACCAAACGTACTAGACAGAAAGATTAAACGAACTGTGTAGAAAGACGAAATTTACTATATAGAAAACACGAAATTGACGATATAAAAAAGGTCAGCGATTGCTGACCTTTTCATTGTAAAGCGAATTACGATTTTTTGCGTACATGGGGTGCGGCTTTATCCAGCACACCATTCACAAATTTATGGCTGTCTTCTGCAGCGAAGACTTTAGCCAGTTCAATCGCTTCATTGATGACCACTTTGTAAGGAACATCATCGCGGCGAGTCATTTCGTACATCGCCAGACGCAGCAACGCCAGCTCCATCATATCCAGATCCTGCATAGGACGAGATACAAACGGGCGTAGTTTGCTGTCTAATTCAGTGTGGTTCAGAACAACCCCTGCGAGCAGGTCACGGAAGTATGCCACATCAGTTTCTGGCGCTGAAAGTGCAGGTTCTGCAGCATGATGCTCTTCTTCATCATACTTACCACTGGATAAAAATTGCTCTTCGATAGTCGCAACATTATCTTTAGTAATCTGCCACGAATAAATAGCTTGTAGCGCAAACTGGCGTGCATTACGACGTGCGGCTGGTTTCACACTGGCCCCCATTAGGAATCAATTTCAGAAAGAACGTTAATCATCTCAAGTGCGCTTAGTGCAGCTTCTGCACCTTTATTACCAGCCTTGGTTCCTGCGCGTTCAATAGCTTGATCGATTGTATCAACGGTCAGAACACCGAATGCGACAGGAATGCTGAATTCCATCGACACTTGTGCCAGACCTTTATTCATTTCACTACAAACATAGTCAAAGTGTGGTGTACCACCACGAATTACTGAACCCAGCGATACGATCGCATCAAATTTACCGGTTTTCGCCACACGTTGGGCAACCAGTGGTAGCTCTACCGCACCCGGGCAACGAACTACAGTGATGTTGTCGTCGCTCACTTGGCCGTGACGCTTCAAAGTGTCGATGGCACCAGACAGCAGACTTTCGTTAATAAAACTGTTGAAACGAGAAATCACAATCGCAACTTTTGCATTTGGTGCTGGGAAACCACCTTCGATCACTTTCATAAGCTTTCCTTTAACTATGTTCATCAAGTGAGAATCGCCGGATTCTAGCACAATTTTGTGAGCGATATCTAATGGAAATTGACACACTCAGCCCACACTGACCCAGCCCTCTCCCTGAGAACTTGATTGAATTTGAATTTATTATTAAGGCTTAAACACTTGCCGCCCACCTTGGCGACAGGTATCGGTTTTATTGCTCAGACCCATCAACGGGCCTGAGCGAAGTTTGCTTACTCGCAGATGTACTCAACCACGTTGAGGCCAAAGCCACCTAAAGCGTGGTATTTTTTGTTCGGTGACGACAGCAGACGCATATCACTCACACCCAAATCTGCCAGGATCTGCGACCCGACACCGACGCGACGCGAGGTGCCCTGTTTCTTAGCCAGTGTCGGCGCTTCACCTTTGTCCTGCTGTTCAAACATTTTCAGACGATGCAGCAGCAGTTCAGTCGACTCTTCATTACCGAGGATAACCAGCACGCCACCATCCTGACCGATGCGTTTCATCGCTTTGTCCAGCGTCCAGCTACGCTCGGCATTGCGGTCACTGCGCAGCAGATCGGTAAACGTATCTTGCAGATGAACCCGAACCAGCGGTACTTCTGTAACCAGATCGCCTTTCTTCAGCGCATAATGCAGTTGGTTATCGATGATATCGCGATAGGTCACCAAGTCGAACTCACCAAACTCGGTCGGCAGCTTACACTCAGAAACACGCTCAATCGTGGTTTCGGTGTTATTGCGGTATTCGATCAGATCAGCAATGGTGCCCAGTTTAATGTCGTGCTTGTCAGCAAACAGTTCCAGATCCGGGCGACGCGCCATCGTGCCGTCATCATTGAGGATCTCAACAATCACCGAAGCCGGCTCCAGGCCCGCCAGACGCGCCAGGTCACAACCGGCTTCCGTATGGCCGGCACGAATAAGCACACCGCCGTCCTGTGCGGCCAGCGGGAAGATATGACCAGGCTGGACCAGGTCAGAAGCTACTGCGCCTTTCGCTACCGCCGCCTGCACAGTTCGGGCACGATCAGCGGCAGAGATACCAGTGGTTACGCCACGGGCCGCTTCAATAGAAACAGTGAAGTTGGTGGTATACTGAGCATTGTTATCCTGCACCATAGGTGGCAGGCCAAGGTTGTGACAACGCTCTT is drawn from Vibrio sp. CDRSL-10 TSBA and contains these coding sequences:
- the ribE gene encoding 6,7-dimethyl-8-ribityllumazine synthase; the encoded protein is MKVIEGGFPAPNAKVAIVISRFNSFINESLLSGAIDTLKRHGQVSDDNITVVRCPGAVELPLVAQRVAKTGKFDAIVSLGSVIRGGTPHFDYVCSEMNKGLAQVSMEFSIPVAFGVLTVDTIDQAIERAGTKAGNKGAEAALSALEMINVLSEIDS
- the ribBA gene encoding bifunctional 3,4-dihydroxy-2-butanone-4-phosphate synthase/GTP cyclohydrolase II, whose translation is MPISTPQEIIEDIRLGKMVILMDDEDRENEGDLIMAAEHITPEAINFMATHGRGLICLTMTKERCHNLGLPPMVQDNNAQYTTNFTVSIEAARGVTTGISAADRARTVQAAVAKGAVASDLVQPGHIFPLAAQDGGVLIRAGHTEAGCDLARLAGLEPASVIVEILNDDGTMARRPDLELFADKHDIKLGTIADLIEYRNNTETTIERVSECKLPTEFGEFDLVTYRDIIDNQLHYALKKGDLVTEVPLVRVHLQDTFTDLLRSDRNAERSWTLDKAMKRIGQDGGVLVILGNEESTELLLHRLKMFEQQDKGEAPTLAKKQGTSRRVGVGSQILADLGVSDMRLLSSPNKKYHALGGFGLNVVEYICE
- a CDS encoding DUF3461 family protein — encoded protein: MFPHLTGLGISEPTQIERYSLRQEAHKDVLKIYFKKQKGELFAKSVKFKYPRQVKNVLVDSGSHQYKEVTEINRNLTLVIEELNKVTRHVSVSTTDTKQKILNDLRHLEKVVASKIAEIEADLEKL
- the nusB gene encoding transcription antitermination factor NusB codes for the protein MGASVKPAARRNARQFALQAIYSWQITKDNVATIEEQFLSSGKYDEEEHHAAEPALSAPETDVAYFRDLLAGVVLNHTELDSKLRPFVSRPMQDLDMMELALLRLAMYEMTRRDDVPYKVVINEAIELAKVFAAEDSHKFVNGVLDKAAPHVRKKS
- the pgpA gene encoding phosphatidylglycerophosphatase A, yielding MTNPKSRLHMNNPWHLLATGFGSGLSPVVPGTMGTLASVPFYLLLAQLPLALYVVVIVAASVIGIKICQVTSDDMQVHDHGSIVWDEFAGFWITMLVVPVMQLPVLDWRWLVTGFVLFRFFDMVKPWPIGWLDKRVHGGFGIMLDDLVAGVMAAIALVLVGHWAGWLV